A window of Castanea sativa cultivar Marrone di Chiusa Pesio chromosome 8, ASM4071231v1 genomic DNA:
CATTCTGAGACAAATTATAAAGACATGAGTTGGAGACATGAACAAAATGTGTCGTAAACTGAGAAGCCACCATACCTGTCTCCTTGCTGATTTCCTAGAcacaagaaaatttgagaaaaatataaggAATTGCATGGTTGAATTTGCAATGAAGGCATATGCTAATATACAGTTTAGGCGAGCTACTCAAACTATGATGGAAAAAAAAGGCTTGCACTACCccatataaataggagggagaaaatgaaagttaacaacaaagccttagtcccaaatttttGGGGTTGGCTATAGGAAAGTAagatttagaaaaatgataacaaaCAAAGCTTAAGAGGCATGTTTAGTTAAAAAGGACAAAGAAGGTGGCATGGCCTATGATATGTGCAATACAAAGTGTGCTGAATCACTTGCATACTGCAAGAGAGGCATCTTCTAAATGTAATTACAGAACAAAAACGATATTTACTGTCGAGATATATATTACACTGATGAAAATTCCATCATAGGGAGTTTACTTCCAAGGATAAAACCAATTTCATCTGCTCAACCATGTTCATCCTTTAAATCCAACATGAAAATCAGCACTCAACAAAAGCTTGAAACACATGTTAACCTAGCAATGACATGATATACAAAAGCTGACAAGGTGTGCTTAGGTATGAgaatttaaataacaatttcaaGTATAAATTGCTTCATATGCATTGCAAAAAATACATGATGGTTTTGATTACGAGAGGAAAAACTGAGGTTAACAGAGAGAGACGTTTTGCTTCAAGAAATTACATATGTCAAAATCTGACAAAACATCCTACAGTTTGTCATTTCAAGTTAACATATGAATATAGCTTACATATATCCATATATTTCATCAGAAGATCAAATTTGTACCATACAAACTTAATTCAAGCCATTTGAACTAAAAGAAATCCAAATCTTCTCTTCAACTTACATTTAAATGAAACAACAAagatttgtgtaattttttttattcatcccaaaaaaaaattgtaacttgatATTCGTATCTGTAACTTAAACTATGGACAAAGAATAAAACATACTCATTTGGTAATCAAGATAACATTTTTTACACTCTTTGACATTGTTTTATTACACTTACATGATGGAAGCAGTTAACCACTGACCACAAGATGCTAAAACTGCACACAACAACAAAATGttattataaataatacaaaaatgtacaaatttgatttttttcaacTCAATGTGTGCCAAACTGAAGAGAAACGAACCCACACACAGATTTTGCTCTCCTTTGACAACACCTACACAAAATAAACGTAAGCTTTCACAAAAAGTATTAGAATAGAAAAAGATGGCTCCATTAATAGGACCAACATATTGGTTCCAACTACACTCATGGTAACTAAGCAGTCCATACATGTATTACCTTCAACAGCCATGGACATCTCAGAATGACTACAATAGAGGCTCAATAGTGCTTGAAGAATCTTGAATAAGAGCACCACAACAAATGTGTTGAAATAACAGCATAAAATACAGTTATTAAATCACATTGCTTCCCAAGCAACAACCAGAAGCCTAAAAGTTTTTCAAGACTGCAAAGTTAAATGTTGAAGCAGTCATAAGACGTGCAAAATCCATAATCACAAAGGTGTGGGGTTGGAACTACAACTCCCTCAAGCATTAAACTTAAACAGAAGGTTAATTCCAACTAGTTTCTATATCAAGAACACCAGATTATGTTGGCTACTTACCCATGAGAAGCAGAAATTGTGAAAATCTTTCATTGCTGAGCACTCTCTTGGTATTCAATTGACAATAGTAAATACTCAATGGCCTGACACTCAACATTATAACCAGTACTAAGTTAATCAGATAGCAGGAATCTCACTAACAGAGTATGTCCCAGAGCAAGGTTCCATACTGTTATAAGCAAACCTATGCTCGTCAAGGAAacagaaaaatacaaataacaaatCCTACAGAAAAATTATTCTCTGTGACAGTATACATAATGTATAACCAACATATCGCATAGACTCATTCCCACTACCTTCCCTACTCGTCTCCACCTatctccctccatccaaacatagGTGAGAGTTACATAGAATGTGTTAGATATAGCAAGATAAAAGGAATACCGCTTTTCTCAGGTGACAGAGGCCACATTACATATAcactttcttctcttcttttccttgttttttgtttgagcATGTAAAGATTAAACAAGAATTATCAGTGTAACATAGTTCATGTCCTTCATAAAATCAACAGTTAACGAACCAGCTTTCAAAGGCGAAATGTCTTCATTGATTCCAAGTTCAATTAGTAAACAACACACACCTATTCCGAACACAAACATGCCACCAACTCTACCAAGTTCAAATACATATCAAAGACACCATGCAGACTACACATGTAACCCTGCAAAGTCACAAGCAAGAGCAAGAATTATGCAATTCAATAAAAaccatacaatttttttcatttttttaaaggttgcACCAGTCCATTCCATCAATTGAAAACTGCATTCATAAAAGCATAAAAGTTGAAACATCCAATAGACAATGAAGAAGATTTCATTTCCAAAAAAGGGCATTACAGCCTCAACATTCAAAAGGCTGCTCATTCAGCTGCCAACAAAGATAACAAATCTCCTAATCCTTCCTTGCTAATTATTTATCTGAGAACGATAACAaaacttgaggaaatcctcccCCCACAGATTCTACTATATCAATgatcctaaaataaaataaaacaaaaacccttCCTCCCTATTACATTAATCATCAAAATTTAACCTTTCCCCCCTATTTTTGCCTCAAAAGCCATAAATTTATTGTTAGATAAATCATCATGATGATAAAAATGAATTAAGACTTATTCTCCACCCTGACACCAAGCTCTCCAGCTACAATCACAGTGGTTGCCAAGCCAAGAAACATCCCATGCTCCACAACACCAGGAATCCTCAAAATCTTATCGCTTGCAGTATTCAAATCCCCAATATCCTTCTTGAAAAACAATTCCACAATGTGATTCCCATTGTCTGTAACAAAGGGCACCTTCCCATCCAAATCCAAAGTCCTACGCTTTGCAACACAACCAGAGTCCTCAAACAAAGCCTGAAGGCTTTTAGCAACGGCCAGATCACCATATGGCACAACCTCAACAGGCATAGCTAGACCACTCCCACCCAAATGCTCAACCTTCTTTGACTCATCAACAATCACAACGAATTTCTTGCTCGAGCTCTCcaccattttctctctcaaaagcGACCCACCTCGGCCTTTAACAAGGTTAAGAAAAGGGTCAACCTCATCAGCACCATCGATTGACAAATCGACAACAGGGTGAGAATTGAGATCAGAGAGAGGGATTCCAAGAGAGACAGCCTGGTCATAAGTTTTTTTCGATGTGGGTATGCCTATAATGTTGTGAAGCTTACCTTGGTTCAAAAGCTCAGCGATTCTATCCACAGCGTGTTTGGCTGTGGAGCCAGTACCAAGCCCAATAACCATGTTGGATTCAACATACTCCACAGCTTTATAGGCTGCGATTTTCTTGAGCTCGTCTTGGGTGAGAACTTCTGAGGACATAGatgaagaaggaggaggaggagaaggagaagcTTGAGAAGCAGAGGAGGGAGAAGAAGGGACTACAATTTTGGCTTCCATGGGTGATTTCTCCGAGACAATGAACTGGGGATAAGGAATTGCCATTTACGGTTGAATATAAAGGAAACccagaaaggaaaaaaacaaaaaagttttgatttttacaataaagtcttgatcttttttttagaatacccagaaagaagagaaaaatgaaatctGGGGTTGGGATAAGAAGCTATTCAAGTCCAAACAAAGGCTTCAGTTTTGGTATTTGTATGTGGAATTTTGAATAggaaaaaaacagagaaagatGAAGAGGAAGATTGATTGATGCAAAGGGTTATCTTGGAATGTGTggtggtgagagagagagagagagagaggtagggTTAAGTGTAGTAAGGAAGAGGAGGCGCAAAGGCAAGCACACACTAGAGAAGGGTTTGTATTGGTTTGCTTTAataaggaagagagaaagatttTTGGCGTGagaaaaataagggaaaaggaGTTCCATATATATTGAGTGTTTGAAGGGAGAGGAAGTAAATGCTTTTACTTCTCTCCCTTGACGTTACAAGGAAAcctgagaaagaaaagatattGGATTTGTGGCGTAATTCACGCggtggggaaaaaaattttggattgaGTTTTGGGAAATACAGAAATAGTGAAATAAGATTCCTCCAATGGAATAGTGTTTTGAaggtttactttttctttattttatattttgtttttgggggtAACAAGTATGTTTGACTAATTTTTTGGAGtgttattgttttctttcttcatagaatatataatcattttattCTTACTATATTATATGATAGAGAAAAATTAACAATCTTATATTTTGCTGCCGTGGAAGAAGTGGAATTATGACCACCGCCTTGTGTAGGCGAGTTGGTACTCAGGCAATATATAGACCGATTACTCGGGGTTCAAGCCCCCGCATttacctagcaaaaaaaaaaagaaaagtggaatTATGCATGGGTTTGGCAacacttatttttattaatttattttactattcagtttatttttgttactatttatgggtcacactacactttttgatactatttatgagtctcacttTATTATTTCAgttaaattttactttaatctgtagtactttcaaaaaaaaaattcagcaaaataaacagatctCAAACagacttttatatatatatatatatatatatatatgtatgtatatatatatatatatatgtatatatatgtgtgtgtgtgtttaattaTGTCATTTGCTAGACTTTACACTACTTTCAAATAATGAAAGGTGGGATTGTTgacatcaaaaaaatattttgggggTTGTCAATGATGGTTGAGATATTTGCAATCCAATTTATATGGgataataatatatcatatgATAGTTGGATTATGAAATAAAATAGCGTTAAGATTAATTAAAACAACCCCCTACCCTCCTGTTCATGAGTTTTTTATGATCTAAAAATGTCATTACGTGCAAGGAAACTACAAATAATACATGTTTACACAATTCttcactattttctattttagagTTTAAATTACATTTGACATAACTTTGCGTTAACATCACTCCCACTTAGtatcttttatatattctttttttgagaagaatatcTTTTGTAtgttctataaaataaaataaaaagcatttttatattgaattaataatttcataatgccattgttgaattacaagttgttttaattttatttattatagacTCATATTTCGTTATGATTTTAAAGTACACAAATgacaaaagttaaaattttaacaatttaaaataaataaataaaacttacaAAGCGTTCATATTTGTCCACACAATTGCATCAAAGTTATCATtgtattagaaaaatacaactaaatgaaaagagttattttcagattttgctTAAAGGatattctctttctcttttggaTCAGCACATCGTTTTCGTTTAAACTTAAAAAGCTCAAAGATAAAATCCAGAAAGGAACTAATGATATGATGAGCTTATCTTGATTGtcaacaaaaagagagagatagagagattaTCTTAACCTTTCCtgaaaatgactttttttttaggtatatcTTAAAATGAAATACCCCcttatatatacacaaaacaaAATGGTAATGTGAGCCTTTGACAAGGGGTGGCCTTTTTATTTGGTGTCCCCTATTCGTGATGGGGATGGTATTTTCATTTGCATGAGCTCTCCACTAATCAAAGATTATTTTGGACATGAAAATTAATCACAGATGACTCAGTTTATAGTTTACATCAAGCAGATTTCATTGACATTGGTTGGAGTACCAGACGCCCCATGTTCAGGAGCCAatatttggattataatttttttcactaaCTCATTATATATGTGcgatt
This region includes:
- the LOC142607790 gene encoding putative ribose-5-phosphate isomerase 2 — its product is MAIPYPQFIVSEKSPMEAKIVVPSSPSSASQASPSPPPPSSSMSSEVLTQDELKKIAAYKAVEYVESNMVIGLGTGSTAKHAVDRIAELLNQGKLHNIIGIPTSKKTYDQAVSLGIPLSDLNSHPVVDLSIDGADEVDPFLNLVKGRGGSLLREKMVESSSKKFVVIVDESKKVEHLGGSGLAMPVEVVPYGDLAVAKSLQALFEDSGCVAKRRTLDLDGKVPFVTDNGNHIVELFFKKDIGDLNTASDKILRIPGVVEHGMFLGLATTVIVAGELGVRVENKS